The genomic segment TATCCTTTAGCCGAATCGAAAAAAATAAGATCTTCAAAGTCATTCCGAAAGTAAGTGGCCCCAAGGGTCAGCCTGTCCTTGAAGAAATATTGCTCTATTCCCATATCCCATCCCTTACTCTTCTCAGGTTTAAGGTTTTCATTGCCTATCGGACCCCATGCAGTGGCCGGGGCATAAAGCTGATAGAGAGAAGGGGCCTTGAAACCTGTACCGTAGGTTGCCTTTATCTTGGTGCCTGTCTTTTTGAAGAGATAAGCAGGGGCGATACGATAAGTAGTTTCACTACCGAAGCGGCTATGGTCATCTACCCTGATGCCCAGGGTAGCGAAGAAGCTCTCATAAAGCGCTATTTTATCCTGGATGTAAACCCCCTTTGTAGTAGCACTTTTTTCGGGGAAGATACTTTCGCCAGGTCCCCATGCAGTCTCCCACGAATATTCCGACTTACCTCCCTCTTCCTCATATTCCACCCCCATGGTCAGGGTATTGGTCTTGTGGAGATTTAGATTATGCTGCCAGTCAACCTTCCACATCTTACCATCATAGAAACCTCTTGATGAATCATAGGGATGCTGAGCATCTTTATCGTCGCGATAATCTCTGTCGTGGTTACTTAGAGAAAAGCCCAATTTTTGCTCCCACAGGCCATTGAAAAG from the Deltaproteobacteria bacterium genome contains:
- a CDS encoding TonB-dependent receptor; translated protein: LFNGLWEQKLGFSLSNHDRDYRDDKDAQHPYDSSRGFYDGKMWKVDWQHNLNLHKTNTLTMGVEYEEEGGKSEYSWETAWGPGESIFPEKSATTKGVYIQDKIALYESFFATLGIRVDDHSRFGSETTYRIAPAYLFKKTGTKIKATYGTGFKAPSLYQLYAPATAWGPIGNENLKPEKSKGWDMGIEQYFFKDRLTLGATYFRNDFEDLIFFDSAKGYVNIAKAMAEGVEMFASVRPIEDLAIGASYTYTDTEDKETGMRLLRRPRHKGSLNLNYRFLNKGNANLDVIYVGKRDDMTPDPIRGEVGDYTLVNLAVSYDISKNIRVFGRIENLFDREYEDVWGYGTPRFSLFGGIKISR